Proteins encoded by one window of Arenicella chitinivorans:
- a CDS encoding ROK family protein — translation MAERFGAIEVGGTKVVCGVGADPLNFDTVVRIETRDPDSTMAEVVDFFRTAQTKSGPISGIGVASFGPLNVDPRDPRYGQFFATPKPGWSEYPLRQGLLDALGLPVSVTTDVNGALLAEAAYGAALGVSNAVYVTVGTGLGAGILVNDLLVSGFMHPEVGHMRVPAHGVEGSCPFHKNCLEGLVCGPAIAKRAGKPAEQLATNDPLWDDIAINLADMCVNLLCVLSTERIILGGGVMQAPGLLEKVRTQTETRLAGYLPVNSELDGFDTVIVAPGLAELSGLTGALRLIQTAPSNPI, via the coding sequence ATGGCTGAACGTTTTGGCGCGATTGAGGTCGGTGGCACCAAGGTCGTTTGTGGTGTCGGCGCTGACCCGTTAAATTTTGACACAGTGGTGCGAATCGAAACCCGTGATCCTGACTCGACCATGGCTGAGGTGGTCGACTTTTTTCGCACCGCCCAAACTAAGTCAGGTCCGATCTCGGGAATCGGTGTCGCGTCATTCGGGCCATTGAATGTCGATCCACGGGATCCGCGCTACGGCCAGTTCTTCGCAACACCTAAGCCGGGTTGGAGCGAGTATCCGTTACGACAAGGTTTGCTCGACGCGCTTGGGCTACCGGTCTCAGTCACGACCGATGTAAATGGTGCCTTGTTAGCCGAAGCTGCGTATGGCGCGGCACTCGGCGTCTCGAATGCCGTATACGTTACCGTCGGCACGGGGTTGGGGGCCGGGATTTTGGTTAATGATCTACTGGTGAGCGGGTTCATGCATCCGGAAGTGGGGCACATGCGCGTTCCTGCTCACGGTGTGGAAGGAAGCTGCCCGTTTCATAAGAACTGCCTTGAAGGACTGGTATGTGGTCCGGCCATCGCCAAACGCGCGGGCAAACCTGCTGAGCAGTTGGCTACCAACGACCCGCTGTGGGACGATATTGCGATCAATCTTGCTGACATGTGCGTCAACTTACTTTGTGTGCTTTCGACCGAGCGAATAATTCTTGGCGGTGGTGTGATGCAAGCGCCCGGACTGCTGGAAAAAGTTCGAACTCAAACCGAAACGCGTCTTGCAGGATACCTACCAGTGAACTCTGAGCTCGACGGGTTCGACACAGTCATCGTTGCACCTGGGCTAGCCGAATTGAGTGGTTTGACCGGTGCACTACGCTTAATTCAAACCGCGCCGTCAAACCCCATCTGA
- a CDS encoding tRNA (cytidine(34)-2'-O)-methyltransferase produces MFHVVLHSPKIPPNTGNVIRLAANIGFHLHLIEPLGFDLEVKQLRRAGLDYHDLTNVTRHPDYFSFLQSVVPKKVYAITTKGKARYSDVAFEPGDALLFGSETDGLPSDVMNSVDESDRVLIPMRPNNRSLNLSNSVSILAYEAWRQMGFDGAV; encoded by the coding sequence ATGTTCCACGTCGTTCTGCATAGCCCCAAGATCCCTCCCAATACCGGCAATGTCATCAGATTGGCAGCGAATATTGGGTTTCATTTGCACCTAATTGAACCCCTTGGGTTTGATCTGGAGGTGAAGCAACTGCGTCGCGCAGGTCTTGATTACCATGATTTGACCAATGTGACGCGTCATCCAGATTACTTTTCATTTCTGCAGAGCGTGGTGCCAAAGAAGGTCTATGCTATAACCACCAAGGGTAAAGCCCGTTATTCCGATGTCGCCTTTGAACCCGGCGACGCGTTGTTGTTTGGTTCTGAAACGGATGGGTTGCCATCAGACGTCATGAACAGCGTGGATGAATCAGACCGCGTTCTTATTCCGATGCGACCCAATAATCGCAGCCTAAACTTATCCAACTCGGTGTCGATTCTGGCCTATGAGGCCTGGCGTCAGATGGGGTTTGACGGCGCGGTTTGA
- the tmpT gene encoding thiopurine S-methyltransferase, giving the protein MESSNAQTFSEVIMEAEYWHQKWAARDIGFHEGVVNSSLANHIDQLGVPAAARIFVPLCGKTRDIAWLLSRGYRVVGVELSPVAVSELFTELFTEIGLAHTVESVGDLRSYSAHNLVVWQGDFFALTNALLGDVDAVYDRAALVALAPPLRDQYTAHLKTLAESAPQLLVTYEYDQSAFAGPPFSISEAEVNRHYACDYQVKLMARETIDGGFRGRVAADIATWLLEPRVQ; this is encoded by the coding sequence GTGGAAAGTAGCAACGCACAAACATTCAGTGAGGTGATTATGGAAGCCGAGTATTGGCATCAAAAGTGGGCAGCCCGAGACATCGGGTTTCACGAAGGCGTGGTGAATTCATCCTTGGCTAATCATATAGATCAGCTTGGCGTGCCAGCCGCGGCGCGAATATTTGTGCCTCTGTGTGGTAAGACGCGCGATATCGCTTGGTTGCTATCGCGCGGGTATCGTGTGGTTGGTGTCGAACTCAGTCCGGTGGCTGTCTCAGAACTGTTCACCGAACTGTTCACCGAAATAGGGTTGGCGCACACAGTGGAATCAGTTGGTGATCTACGATCTTACTCAGCACACAATCTTGTTGTGTGGCAGGGCGATTTTTTTGCTTTAACCAATGCGTTGCTGGGCGACGTGGACGCGGTTTATGACCGTGCAGCATTGGTGGCACTGGCGCCGCCGCTTCGAGATCAGTACACCGCGCATTTGAAAACCTTGGCAGAATCAGCACCACAGCTATTGGTGACCTATGAATATGATCAATCGGCCTTTGCTGGACCGCCGTTTTCTATCAGCGAAGCCGAGGTGAACAGGCATTACGCGTGCGATTATCAGGTCAAACTAATGGCGCGCGAGACCATCGATGGGGGCTTTAGGGGCAGAGTGGCGGCAGACATTGCTACCTGGTTACTAGAGCCTAGGGTTCAGTAA
- a CDS encoding DUF2721 domain-containing protein translates to MSLSITDPAFLFPGISLLFLAYTNRYLALANVIRALNHSVDEHHSANLVEQIQSLHMRITLIKYMQAFGVVAFLFCVLAMLALIWQQQVAGEILFVSSLAAMFVSLLLSLTEVLKSGQSLKIELDRTQVRKQRKKTTT, encoded by the coding sequence ATGTCCTTAAGCATCACCGATCCGGCATTTCTTTTCCCCGGCATATCATTGTTGTTTCTGGCCTATACGAATCGCTATCTGGCCCTCGCCAACGTTATTCGAGCGCTAAACCACTCAGTAGACGAACACCATTCGGCCAACCTGGTCGAGCAAATCCAGTCTTTGCATATGCGCATCACGCTCATTAAATACATGCAGGCATTTGGTGTGGTGGCTTTCTTGTTTTGCGTTCTGGCAATGTTAGCGCTTATCTGGCAGCAACAAGTTGCTGGCGAAATTCTATTCGTCAGCAGTCTGGCCGCGATGTTTGTGTCGCTGCTGCTGTCGTTGACCGAAGTACTTAAATCCGGTCAATCACTGAAAATTGAACTTGACCGCACCCAAGTCAGAAAACAGCGCAAAAAGACCACCACTTAA
- the hemJ gene encoding protoporphyrinogen oxidase HemJ, which produces MLWIKSLHIIAVISWMAAILYMPRLFVYHSMSEDTESRERFKIMERKLMRGIMTPAMIATLVFGVWLWLGYGFKGGWMHAKLALVVLLMAFHMWCAATIKKLARDEIPHGHVFYRWMNELPAVAMIIIVILVVVKPF; this is translated from the coding sequence ATGCTCTGGATAAAATCACTTCATATCATCGCAGTTATCAGCTGGATGGCCGCCATTTTGTATATGCCAAGACTGTTCGTGTATCACTCGATGTCCGAAGACACTGAAAGTCGAGAGCGCTTTAAGATAATGGAGCGTAAATTAATGCGCGGCATCATGACGCCGGCCATGATTGCGACCTTGGTATTCGGCGTTTGGCTGTGGCTGGGTTACGGTTTCAAAGGCGGCTGGATGCACGCCAAATTAGCGCTGGTTGTGTTGCTTATGGCGTTTCATATGTGGTGCGCAGCAACAATTAAAAAGCTGGCCCGAGATGAAATACCGCACGGTCATGTTTTTTACCGTTGGATGAACGAACTACCCGCCGTGGCGATGATTATTATCGTGATTCTGGTGGTCGTGAAACCGTTCTAA
- the hemW gene encoding radical SAM family heme chaperone HemW — protein MSAIPLSLYIHVPWCERKCPYCDFNSHQQRDTLNETEYVTTLLADLDADLHQFGPALQQRPIQTIFIGGGTPSLFSADSYARLFDGIQQRLAFASDIEITLEANPGSSEAGKFSGFRQAGINRLSIGVQSFNPSHLSALGRIHSSNEAVLAAQAAQQAGFTNFNLDLMFGLPEQTEAQALADLAQAISLNPTHLSCYQLTIEPNTLFYHAPPVTPDDEALWSMQDTLQAGLTAHGYQHYEVSAYSQAEKRCRHNLNYWQYGDYLGIGAGAHAKVTLDNTVQRAWKIKHPATYIAADNKLGDKSWSLIEPNKRPFEFMMNALRLLDGFSKSLFEQRCQLPLSYIDALLEKHAKLGLIEIGDEHVRPTQFGHNMLNMMLEDYLEYH, from the coding sequence ATGAGCGCGATTCCCCTAAGCCTATACATTCACGTACCGTGGTGTGAACGCAAATGTCCGTATTGTGACTTCAACTCACACCAGCAACGCGACACCTTGAATGAGACTGAGTACGTTACAACGTTGCTAGCAGACCTGGATGCCGACCTACATCAGTTTGGACCAGCGCTACAACAACGCCCGATTCAAACCATTTTTATCGGCGGCGGCACGCCATCTCTATTTTCGGCGGACAGCTACGCCCGCTTATTCGATGGGATTCAACAACGACTTGCGTTTGCATCAGATATCGAAATAACGCTGGAAGCCAACCCTGGCAGCAGCGAAGCTGGTAAGTTCAGTGGATTCCGTCAGGCTGGGATCAATCGCTTGTCGATTGGCGTTCAGAGTTTTAACCCCTCGCACCTCAGCGCGCTGGGACGCATTCACTCATCAAACGAAGCCGTTTTAGCCGCACAGGCAGCGCAACAGGCCGGATTTACCAATTTCAATTTGGATCTGATGTTTGGCTTGCCGGAACAAACCGAGGCGCAGGCGCTTGCGGATCTTGCGCAGGCCATCAGCCTGAATCCGACGCACCTCTCTTGTTACCAGCTTACGATTGAACCCAACACCCTGTTCTATCACGCACCGCCGGTAACCCCAGACGATGAAGCTCTGTGGTCAATGCAAGACACGCTACAAGCTGGACTTACCGCGCATGGGTATCAGCACTACGAAGTCTCAGCGTATTCACAAGCCGAAAAACGTTGCCGCCACAATCTCAACTATTGGCAATACGGTGATTACCTTGGAATTGGCGCCGGCGCGCATGCCAAAGTGACCTTAGACAACACCGTGCAACGGGCCTGGAAAATTAAGCATCCTGCCACATATATCGCAGCCGACAATAAGCTGGGCGACAAATCTTGGTCACTCATTGAGCCGAATAAACGACCGTTTGAATTTATGATGAATGCACTGCGTTTGTTGGATGGATTCAGCAAGTCACTGTTCGAACAGCGCTGCCAATTACCGCTTTCATACATTGACGCACTGCTGGAAAAGCACGCAAAGCTCGGACTAATCGAAATCGGTGATGAGCATGTGAGACCGACTCAATTCGGCCACAACATGCTCAACATGATGTTAGAGGACTATCTGGAATATCACTAG
- the thrH gene encoding bifunctional phosphoserine phosphatase/homoserine phosphotransferase ThrH, with the protein MNIVCLDLEGVLIPEIWINFAEKVGIEELKATTRDIPDYDELMRFRLKLCAEHEFRIQDIQEVIATLTPLDGAKQFCDELRADHQLIILSDTFQQFATPMMQQLDWPTIFCHELILDAQGRIADYKLRKPDHKRETVRRLHELNFNVVAAGDSYNDTTMLSEAEQGILFCPPQNVIDEFPQFPVATDYAQLRQHIDAAVAAMPVKD; encoded by the coding sequence ATGAATATTGTTTGCTTGGACCTGGAAGGCGTTCTGATTCCAGAAATATGGATTAATTTTGCCGAAAAAGTAGGTATTGAAGAACTCAAGGCCACAACCCGTGACATACCAGATTACGACGAACTGATGCGTTTCCGGCTCAAATTATGTGCTGAACATGAGTTTCGTATTCAGGACATTCAGGAAGTGATTGCTACGTTGACGCCATTGGATGGGGCCAAGCAGTTCTGTGATGAGTTGCGTGCGGACCATCAGTTGATCATCCTGTCGGATACCTTCCAACAGTTTGCGACGCCTATGATGCAGCAACTCGATTGGCCGACGATTTTCTGCCACGAACTGATTCTTGATGCGCAAGGGCGAATTGCCGACTACAAACTGCGAAAACCTGACCATAAGCGTGAAACGGTACGCCGCTTGCATGAGCTGAACTTTAATGTGGTGGCCGCAGGAGACTCCTACAACGACACCACCATGTTGTCAGAAGCAGAACAGGGAATTCTGTTTTGTCCGCCGCAAAATGTAATCGATGAGTTTCCGCAGTTTCCGGTTGCTACCGATTATGCCCAACTGCGTCAGCATATTGATGCGGCGGTTGCCGCCATGCCGGTTAAAGATTAG
- a CDS encoding RNA-binding S4 domain-containing protein, with amino-acid sequence MKNASQNSVRIDKWLWAARFFKTRQLAIKALKSSQIASGRQSLKPASQVRIGDVLTIKRGVYTLQIEILALSESRGSATIARTLYAETDESLRARDALKQQLAAQPQIDVDRRKPDKRGVRSHRALKRGD; translated from the coding sequence GTGAAAAATGCTTCTCAAAACAGCGTTCGAATCGACAAATGGTTATGGGCCGCTCGATTCTTCAAAACCCGTCAACTGGCGATCAAAGCATTAAAATCCAGCCAAATTGCCAGCGGTAGACAATCCTTAAAACCTGCAAGCCAGGTCCGTATCGGTGATGTGTTGACCATAAAACGCGGCGTTTACACCCTGCAAATCGAAATTTTGGCACTCAGCGAGTCACGCGGGTCCGCGACGATCGCACGGACTTTATACGCAGAAACCGACGAGAGCCTGCGCGCGCGTGACGCGTTGAAACAACAATTGGCAGCGCAGCCGCAAATCGATGTCGATCGACGCAAACCGGATAAACGAGGGGTCCGCTCGCACCGCGCACTTAAACGCGGCGACTAA
- a CDS encoding purine-nucleoside phosphorylase, whose protein sequence is MSNPEIKIALAERVARAAKSIRDVYADPIQTAIVLGTGLSGLDLPGYEPVATIPYHQIDALPRSTAPSHDSELRLVSNENQTIALCAGRHHLYEGYTAQEVCLLTYTLRALGCETLIITNASGGLNPAFTPGEIMLLNDHINLTGHNPLIGQDERLGIRFPDMSEPYDKSLIDKTLSIAGELKLRVHQGVYAGVCGPSLETSAERRMLRVLGADAVGMSTVLEVIAANHCGLRVLTMAAITNMATGDENQQPDTLEDVLANATLAAQGMREILSRLV, encoded by the coding sequence ATGTCGAACCCAGAGATAAAAATTGCATTAGCCGAACGGGTAGCACGCGCTGCGAAGAGTATCCGAGACGTGTATGCCGACCCGATCCAAACCGCCATCGTCCTCGGTACAGGTTTGTCGGGATTAGATTTGCCCGGATACGAACCCGTAGCGACCATCCCGTATCATCAGATTGACGCCCTACCACGATCCACCGCTCCTAGCCATGATAGTGAATTACGGCTGGTCTCGAATGAGAACCAAACCATTGCCTTGTGCGCGGGGCGACATCATCTATACGAAGGATACACGGCACAGGAGGTCTGTTTACTTACGTATACGCTGCGCGCCCTGGGTTGCGAGACGCTGATCATTACCAACGCTTCCGGTGGACTGAATCCGGCCTTTACACCAGGCGAGATTATGTTATTGAACGATCACATTAACCTGACCGGCCACAACCCCTTAATTGGTCAGGATGAACGCCTTGGTATTCGCTTTCCTGATATGTCTGAACCCTACGACAAATCACTGATCGATAAAACGCTCAGCATCGCGGGCGAACTCAAGTTACGCGTCCATCAAGGCGTGTATGCTGGTGTGTGTGGCCCTTCACTCGAAACGTCCGCAGAACGGCGGATGCTGCGAGTTTTGGGGGCGGATGCGGTGGGCATGTCAACTGTCCTAGAGGTAATAGCGGCCAACCATTGCGGCTTACGTGTGCTCACCATGGCAGCAATTACCAACATGGCAACAGGTGATGAAAATCAACAACCAGATACCTTAGAAGATGTGTTAGCTAACGCGACATTGGCCGCACAAGGAATGCGTGAAATACTGTCGCGCTTAGTGTAA
- a CDS encoding NUDIX hydrolase codes for MDVRDDMLIGEQELNLIRAYQPKSRSLESLLRAAVAIILRDAEHGTEFLMMQRAQHEGDPWSGQMSFPGGKIEAADHSPLAAAMREAEEEVGASLQRQDLVGQLDDLYGLKVDGVYSVHVSCFVFKPDRELDLVGNHEVADMVWLPLGVLHDDRNAHAFAHPLDNSMDMPGVMIDDSKNQVLWGLSLRMLMTLHELLGWPMPVLTEQQRKVLSNIEHREMNRDNVDKITRKVAKMRYK; via the coding sequence GTGGATGTTCGTGATGATATGTTAATTGGTGAGCAAGAGCTAAATCTTATTCGTGCTTATCAGCCGAAATCTCGCTCGCTGGAAAGCTTGTTGCGTGCAGCGGTTGCCATTATTTTACGTGACGCAGAGCATGGCACTGAATTTTTGATGATGCAGCGGGCCCAGCACGAAGGCGATCCTTGGTCGGGCCAGATGTCTTTTCCAGGTGGTAAGATCGAAGCGGCGGACCACAGCCCGTTGGCCGCCGCCATGCGAGAAGCAGAAGAAGAGGTCGGCGCAAGTTTGCAACGCCAAGATCTGGTCGGCCAACTGGATGATTTATATGGTCTCAAGGTCGATGGTGTCTATAGTGTGCATGTGTCCTGTTTTGTGTTTAAACCTGATCGCGAACTGGATCTGGTCGGGAACCATGAAGTGGCGGACATGGTGTGGTTGCCACTTGGAGTATTGCACGATGACCGTAATGCACATGCCTTTGCGCACCCGTTGGATAACTCTATGGATATGCCCGGAGTGATGATCGACGACAGTAAGAATCAGGTTTTATGGGGCCTGAGTTTACGTATGCTGATGACCTTACATGAATTACTCGGTTGGCCTATGCCGGTGCTAACAGAGCAGCAACGCAAAGTGTTGAGTAACATTGAACACCGTGAAATGAATCGCGATAATGTGGACAAAATTACGCGCAAGGTCGCGAAGATGAGGTACAAGTAA
- a CDS encoding thioredoxin family protein — translation MAAVASTMRDLGTPASEFSLPDVTNRNQIVNLSDFDGQPLLVMFICNHCPYVLHLIGPLVQLANRAQKDGFGVVAINANDIETYPQDGPDLMQSFAAQHGFDFPYLFDATQAVAKAYRAACTPDFFVYSRQHRLQYRGQMDASRPSNSHPIDGHDLTAALDAVLAEKPTTEQQIPSIGCNIKWRSGNEPDYF, via the coding sequence ATGGCTGCCGTTGCTTCAACTATGCGTGATCTGGGAACGCCTGCCAGCGAATTTAGCTTGCCCGACGTCACAAATCGTAACCAGATCGTTAATTTATCCGACTTTGATGGACAGCCGCTGCTCGTCATGTTCATTTGCAATCATTGCCCGTACGTTTTGCACCTCATCGGACCGCTGGTGCAGCTTGCAAATCGGGCCCAGAAAGACGGTTTTGGTGTGGTGGCAATCAACGCGAACGATATCGAGACCTATCCACAAGACGGGCCCGATTTAATGCAGAGCTTTGCGGCGCAGCATGGTTTTGATTTTCCGTATCTGTTTGATGCCACGCAAGCGGTAGCAAAGGCGTATCGTGCGGCGTGTACACCTGACTTTTTTGTCTATAGCCGACAACACCGGCTGCAATACCGCGGACAAATGGACGCCTCCAGACCGAGCAATAGTCACCCAATAGATGGACATGATCTGACCGCGGCGCTGGATGCAGTGCTTGCCGAGAAGCCAACCACTGAGCAGCAAATTCCAAGTATTGGTTGCAATATCAAATGGCGGTCGGGGAATGAGCCGGATTACTTCTAA
- a CDS encoding YkvA family protein → MAEKTPPRLLNSWAYQKAKHAVNATLGSPAKLLELVSNARILNVLGNNERFSDIVEPVKTAFRLLKRYAKGDYRDISKESLALLATSVIYFVMPIDLIPDFLLGLGFLDDISLLAWTVNALSQDLDRFTEWEKAQAEESDPEPLLLPGPAKD, encoded by the coding sequence ATGGCAGAAAAAACACCACCCAGACTTCTTAACAGCTGGGCCTACCAAAAAGCCAAGCATGCGGTGAATGCGACCTTGGGCAGTCCGGCGAAGTTGTTAGAGCTGGTCTCCAATGCGCGGATTCTAAACGTATTAGGTAATAACGAGCGCTTTTCCGATATCGTTGAGCCAGTTAAAACTGCGTTTAGATTACTCAAGCGTTATGCGAAAGGCGACTATCGGGACATTTCCAAAGAAAGCTTGGCTTTACTGGCGACCTCGGTTATTTACTTTGTGATGCCAATCGACTTGATTCCTGACTTTCTGCTTGGGTTGGGATTTCTAGACGACATCAGTTTGTTGGCTTGGACGGTCAATGCGCTATCACAAGATCTGGATCGATTTACTGAATGGGAAAAGGCTCAGGCGGAAGAGTCAGACCCGGAGCCGTTGTTGTTGCCTGGGCCGGCCAAGGACTAA
- a CDS encoding SDR family NAD(P)-dependent oxidoreductase translates to MNKFQQSVAVVTGAASGIGRELALELARRGARIAISDIDQDGLVETKSIAEQLGAEVLSQTLDVSNREAVFYHADQVEEHFGQVNLVINNAGVALKSGTLQTTSLDEFEWLMGINFFGVLYGTKAFLPILERARWGHIVNLSSLFGLIGVPEQSAYNASKFAVRGMTEALRQELELSNSTVSCTSVHPGGVKTDIARNARVGGEFDSQTDAERESDVKRFDKLARTSAASAANQILDAVLTNKRRLLIGRDAKMMDVIQRVAPNGYHRILHKVMRETN, encoded by the coding sequence ATGAATAAGTTTCAACAGAGTGTTGCCGTGGTAACCGGTGCCGCCAGCGGTATCGGGCGTGAATTAGCCTTGGAGCTAGCTCGACGCGGTGCACGAATCGCCATTTCTGACATCGACCAAGATGGGTTGGTCGAAACAAAGTCCATTGCTGAGCAACTCGGCGCCGAGGTACTGTCGCAGACGCTGGATGTCTCGAACCGCGAAGCGGTGTTTTACCATGCAGACCAGGTGGAGGAACACTTCGGCCAAGTTAATCTCGTAATTAACAATGCCGGTGTCGCACTCAAATCTGGTACCTTGCAAACCACATCACTCGACGAGTTCGAATGGCTCATGGGCATCAATTTTTTTGGTGTGCTATACGGCACAAAAGCATTTTTACCAATTCTAGAGCGCGCGCGGTGGGGCCATATCGTCAATTTGTCTAGCCTGTTTGGCTTGATTGGCGTGCCCGAGCAATCAGCCTATAACGCCAGCAAATTTGCAGTGCGCGGCATGACTGAGGCATTACGGCAGGAACTTGAGTTATCTAATAGCACCGTCAGTTGCACCAGCGTCCATCCTGGCGGGGTTAAAACCGATATAGCGCGGAACGCTCGCGTCGGCGGAGAGTTCGATAGCCAGACCGATGCTGAACGAGAATCCGACGTTAAACGGTTCGATAAACTGGCTCGCACCTCAGCGGCATCAGCTGCCAATCAAATTCTGGATGCAGTTCTGACCAACAAAAGGCGCTTATTAATTGGTAGGGACGCCAAGATGATGGACGTAATCCAACGCGTTGCACCAAACGGGTACCATAGAATACTGCACAAGGTGATGCGCGAAACCAATTAG
- a CDS encoding TetR/AcrR family transcriptional regulator, whose product MARKTHDSPEAAKEAILDAAESMLVDVGAAGLRISAVAKRAGMAHPNIIHHFGSRDGMVNALAERVGNRATERITHAIDDALSAPPEDRVAAITHILETVYPDDEGRAAVWLHLDGAKSSLKPNMERIVELSHKFRLMMDPDAKIEHSKRVVMLVTLALVGEVVSGTAMKEALGYDLDESKGDRAYFKRWLAKILLNLSDEKLNTRSNNHRNSHE is encoded by the coding sequence ATGGCAAGAAAAACTCACGATTCACCGGAAGCGGCGAAAGAGGCTATCCTGGATGCAGCGGAATCCATGTTGGTCGACGTTGGAGCAGCAGGACTACGCATTAGTGCGGTCGCAAAACGCGCTGGCATGGCACATCCGAATATCATTCACCATTTTGGCTCACGTGACGGCATGGTCAACGCGCTAGCAGAACGCGTCGGTAATCGCGCTACCGAACGCATCACACACGCCATCGATGACGCGCTTTCCGCACCACCTGAAGACCGCGTTGCTGCCATCACACACATCCTTGAGACGGTATACCCAGATGACGAAGGTCGTGCTGCGGTTTGGCTACACCTGGATGGCGCCAAAAGTTCATTGAAACCGAATATGGAAAGAATTGTCGAACTGTCCCATAAGTTTCGACTAATGATGGATCCCGATGCCAAGATTGAGCACTCCAAACGCGTGGTCATGTTGGTCACGTTGGCCTTGGTCGGCGAGGTAGTATCTGGGACCGCAATGAAGGAGGCACTCGGCTACGACCTCGACGAATCCAAAGGCGATCGCGCCTATTTCAAACGCTGGCTAGCCAAGATTTTATTGAATTTGTCTGATGAAAAATTAAATACCCGCAGTAACAATCACAGGAATAGTCATGAATAA
- a CDS encoding metal-dependent hydrolase, with protein sequence MNAGTNPQIVDTQSHSKLVIEPRTVRFEFDDFDSPFFYQGSPQISALWVAMSASFPPGETEFIHSVRLFKDQVTDPKLQQEMKEFAAQEAHHSLQHRKINKLFESLGYRIEQIERVFKDVLIKRADEWTAERRLARTVVAEHVTAVMAHFALTNADSMQHFPASVRTLLQWHAIEEIEHKSVAFDVYMHCVGDIKALRREFRYFCYWEFPFKMTMATRFLLREMGYKSTWRDRKVLWRYLFGEQGLIKSVKPLYTMFLDKNFHPWQHDDSKLVEQWKQALAPYFVAR encoded by the coding sequence ATGAATGCAGGTACCAATCCACAAATAGTAGACACTCAATCGCATTCCAAACTGGTGATTGAACCACGAACGGTCCGATTTGAATTTGATGATTTCGACTCACCATTTTTTTATCAAGGAAGTCCGCAAATCAGCGCACTTTGGGTGGCGATGTCGGCCAGTTTTCCGCCCGGAGAAACTGAATTCATCCATTCTGTTCGCTTGTTTAAAGATCAAGTAACAGACCCGAAATTGCAGCAGGAAATGAAAGAATTTGCCGCGCAGGAAGCGCACCATTCATTGCAGCATCGTAAAATCAATAAATTATTTGAGTCGCTCGGGTATCGAATAGAGCAGATAGAGCGCGTGTTCAAGGACGTGTTGATCAAGCGCGCCGATGAATGGACTGCAGAACGCCGCTTGGCTCGAACCGTGGTGGCGGAACATGTCACAGCCGTGATGGCGCACTTTGCGCTAACCAACGCGGATTCGATGCAACATTTTCCGGCTTCGGTTCGAACATTGCTCCAATGGCATGCGATTGAAGAAATCGAGCATAAGTCGGTGGCGTTTGACGTGTATATGCATTGTGTCGGCGACATCAAAGCTTTACGCCGCGAATTCAGGTATTTTTGCTACTGGGAATTTCCATTCAAGATGACGATGGCAACCCGTTTTCTACTGCGTGAGATGGGCTACAAGTCCACATGGCGAGACCGTAAGGTGCTGTGGCGATACCTGTTCGGCGAACAAGGGTTGATTAAGTCCGTGAAGCCGTTGTACACGATGTTTTTGGATAAGAACTTTCACCCTTGGCAGCATGACGATTCCAAGCTGGTCGAGCAGTGGAAGCAAGCTCTGGCACCGTATTTTGTAGCTCGATAA